In Erigeron canadensis isolate Cc75 chromosome 6, C_canadensis_v1, whole genome shotgun sequence, the following are encoded in one genomic region:
- the LOC122606129 gene encoding wall-associated receptor kinase-like 1 has protein sequence MKLLHQAYRLLVIILSLVTGTSKAARNYAKPGCNDMCGNVMIPYPFGIGSNCAVNEWYNVDCVISERPYLSEFNNLEVLNINLEQQTVTVNASVTSDCQNPVRDSNQILNVDLDNSPFLFSRSRNKFVVEGCGNAVILDNNRRLILTGCSNTCRNDTSSDKNKCIGIGCCEMTLPYYLKSYSVNLTALESLGRQNGACGSVYLVDEESYLGHGSSYVPLSLLWTLVERDMNQISCKSLRPSRLKVDLGNRTSMESWKCNIRYGNSSSNENPYLLFDEEKDECVRCRDSGGRCVYDTEYVDGIAYNRNFTCKYDPRNPDNYKTKSAGSPLGFILGVSLSAGVIYFVAIGYAIYKLIMRTKDNRRRKLFFKRNGGLLLKQQEEADPSAIDKIIFFTSRELEKATNNFNVNRILGRGGQGTVYKGMLADGRIVVVKKSKIVDERRLEQFINELVILSQVNHRNVVKLLGCCLETEVPLIVSEFISNKTLYDHIHFEPDEFQLSWKMRLQIATEAAGALAYLHSATSIPIYHRDIKTTNILLDDKYRAKVSDFGISTFTSIDQTHMTTLVKGTCGYLDPEYSQSSQFTQKSDVYSFGVVLVELLTGERPISVIRFGGNRSLAMHFVLAMEEGLAMSIFDLMVIKEATKDELQAVANLAMRCLKMNGKNRPTMKEVATELETIRTSHIPSIL, from the exons ATGAAGTTACTTCATCAAGCTTACCGTTTGTTGGTTATTATACTTTCATTAGTAACAGGAACCTCAAAAGCGGCGCGTAATTACGCGAAGCCAGGGTGCAATGATATGTGTGGAAACGTGATGATTCCATACCCTTTTGGAATTGGATCAAATTGTGCTGTAAATGAATGGTACAATGTTGATTGCGTGATCTCGGAACGGCCATATCTATCTGAATTCAACAACCTTGAGGTATTGAATATAAACTTGGAACAACAAACCGTAACTGTGAATGCCTCGGTAACTTCTGATTGCCAGAATCCTGTCCGGGACAGCAATCAAATCTTAAACGTTGATCTTGATAACAGCCCGTTTTTGTTTTCCAGATCACGCAACAAATTTGTTGTGGAAGGGTGTGGTAATGCGGTCATCTTGGACAACAATCGTAGATTAATACTCACGGGTTGTTCCAACACTTGTCGCAATGACACTTCTAGCGACAAAAATAAGTGTATTGGAATCGGTTGTTGTGAAATGACCCTTCCTTATTATCTCAAGTCCTACAGTGTGAATCTTACCGCCTTGGAAAGCCTGGGTCGCCAAAATGGAGCTTGTGGGTCGGTTTACTTGGTTGATGAGGAATCATATCTTGGTCATGGTAGCTCCTATGTGCCATTATCACTTTTGTGGACGCTAGTGGAACGCGATATGAATCAAATAAGTTGCAAGTCTTTGCGGCCCTCTAGACTGAAAGTGGATTTGGGTAACCGCACTTCAATGGAGTCTTGGAAATGCAATATTAGATACGGAAACTCATCATCAAACGAAAACCCTTATTTactttttgatgaagaaaaag ATGAGTGTGTGCGGTGCAGAGATAGCGGAGGTCGCTGTGTCTATGACACCGAATATGTTGATGGCATTGCTTACAACAGGAACTTCACTTGTAAATATGATCCAAGAAATCCTGACaattataaaaccaaatcaGCTGGATCGCCTTTGGGGTTTATATTAG GTGTCAGCTTAAGTGCGGGTGTCATTTATTTTGTGGCAATCGGTTACGCAATTTACAAATTGATCATGCGTACAAAAGACAATAGAcgaagaaaattgttttttaaacgcAATGGTGGATTACTCCTAAAACAACAAGAAGAAGCTGACCCGTCTGcaattgataaaattatatttttcacaTCACGTGAATTGGAGAAGGCCACTAACAACTTCAACGTGAACAGAATTCTTGGACGAGGAGGCCAAGGTACAGTGTATAAGGGGATGTTAGCTGATGGAAGGATTGTGGTGGTTAAGAAATCAAAGATAGTAGATGAAAGACGATTGGAGCAGTTCATCAATGAGTTGGTCATACTTTCCCAAGTCAATCACAGAAATGTGGTCAAACTCTTGGGATGTTGCTTAGAGACAGAGGTTCCTCTAATCGTTTCTGAATTCATTTCGAACAAGACCTTGTATGACCACATTCATTTTGAACCCGATGAGTTCCAACTTTCTTGGAAAATGAGATTACAAATAGCAACCGAGGCTGCCGGAGCACTTGCTTACTTGCATTCAGCTACCTCAATTCCAATATACCATAGAGACATCAAAACAACCAACATACTCTTGGATGATAAGTACAGAGCTAAAGTTTCCGACTTTGGGATTTCAACGTTCACGTCAATTGACCAAACTCATATGACTACATTAGTCAAGGGTACGTGTGGCTACCTAGATCCAGAGTATTCCCAATCTAGCCAATTCACTCAAAAGAGTGACGTTTATAGTTTTGGAGTTGTTTTGGTTGAGTTGTTGACAGGAGAAAGACCAATTTCCGTAATTAGATTTGGTGGAAATAGAAGTTTGGCTATGCACTTTGTTTTGGCTATGGAAGAAGGGCTTGCTATGTCTATTTTTGATCTGATGGTGATTAAAGAAGCTACCAAGGATGAGCTACAGGCGGTAGCAAACCTTGCAATGCGATGCTTAAAAATGAATGGGAAGAATAGGCCAACAATGAAAGAAGTAGCTACAGAGTTAGAAACCATAAGGACGTCACATATTCCCTCTATTCTATAA